The sequence CGTTTTATAGATCTGTATGGGTACACTTTTTGTGGAACAAGACGATAGCCTTTTTTGACATTTAGTAATAAATAGCCACATTGAATAGCCACATTGAGGTAAAGCTACATGCCGGCACTTCTTGGATTCTTTAAAGCCATTAAttttgccaataattatatcaatgcAATTATATGGAATGACAATTCGGACATACCACATACTCAGTACACCAATTTTGAGTATCAAATCCCAACAGCTTGTGAATTTTTTTATGTGTGATTGGTACAGCACTTTCTTGTTCGATAATACTGGTGTCATTGAATGCTTGACCCACAGCACGGAGAAAGAACTTGATAAATCGAATTAAGCTTGTcactgctgcactggataTTTTAAAGGCACTTTGCCACAAAATTAGAAATATCAAAAGGAACTGTAATGGTGCTTGAAGTGCTTGAAGAGACTGAGACATAGTGTTGTGTGTAGTTGTGGTACCCTCTTCGGGTACTTCGAGTTTGTCATCAGATGACCACATTTCATCCTAAGAAACAATTATATGCGTGAATAACATTTAATTTATAGGATCATGCGTGTTCACATATATACGTGTGTCGTGTATTTGCTCATCTCGCCCtacaattatgcatgtactgttTGTACTGTTTAATTTGCTAATATATCTAAAATCATGTAAGCAAAGCAAGGTACCTGACATCTGTGATGCAGAATCGTCACCAGCATTTGTCTGTGAAAAGTCAACCTGAGTTTCATTGTCAGAGCTCTCTGTAGACGAGGAACATGATGCTTCAGCAATCAACAAGGCCTTGTGCTGATAATAGGTTGATTTTGGACACATTTTGACTGCAGTGAGTACAGTACTTGTATCTCTTTTTTTTGGGAGGTGGAGGGCATGCAGACAACACTGTCTGGAGCACTTGGACAACCTAGAGCTATAGGTCTATTCTCTTGTTCATTAGACATGATGTCATTCACATGTGACAAATTGCATGCAGCCTAACGGTTCGGTTCAGTAAGATTCcgtctagctataattatgataacaaTGACGGTCATTCCCGACGGACACCGTTCAATGACTGCGTTTCCTGAAACGGCTGACACGGGGACCGTCTGTTGGTGAGGCCGTTCAGCTACCGTCTATGCTACCGTCTATGTACCGTCTCTGCCACTAGCCACGGTAAGTCAGATTTCCCGTGATGCAGGCCCACTTTTCCTGTGTGTGACAGCATTGGAGAACACTAACAGATTAATACTTCAGCTATGTTAGATTACCATGTTATTGTTTGCATAGTTATTGTTTGCATAGTGCTAAATTTTTGTGCAAACAAATCAACTAATTAGAAGCTATCTTACGGTAGGCGGGTAGCTTAGTTTTTAGGTGTTGGGTGTTGAACAATGTACGAGTATGAACAATGTACGAGTACCTCAGCTAACTGGGTATAAGAGTATAAGAGTCAGGGTCTTCGCTAGGGGTCTTCGCTAGGCTTGTTAGATGCTACAAAAGGTCGTATTTTAGTGTAAAAACCGCGTTCAGTACACGTAAGAGCTGAAATTTACCAGTTAGAGACGGCAGAGCTTTATTCCCACTTAGTACTACATAAAGTATCTTATATTCTACATGATTAAACACATCCAAAAGAGTACTTCTAGCTACCCGCCTAGGCCTTGCATACAGATAGCTAGCTTCTTGCCATCAGGTGTGGCTAAATTATTGGCAGCTGCCCACGCAAGAGTGCACCCACAACTGATAACTGTAACTATACACTGAGTACAATAGaatgtcacaataattatgtaacataATTGTGTAACGTATAGGTAATTGAATATCTGCAAACTGTACTTACTTGAAAGACAACAGTTTATCTTGAGTCTTCATGGTCTTGAAGTTACCTGCATTAAATAAATTTATGACTTTCAGCTGATacggcatataattatacagcccaGTTTATATgcgtttatataattatatgcaacatTAATAGAGAACCGTTTTCATTATACAGACCAATCATtttctatacatgtaatgttatactgtataaaataattataggcatggCTCAAATCATCAACTGTAACTCGATGTGCTATCCGCTCAGAGGATAACCAACAACTCAAGAAGAACATTAAGCGAGTCAGACCTACAAGTTGTAATTAATGAGTACAATGACAGGTTTCAGGTTTGAGGGTGTAACTATGCACATGGAACAGTCACTAGGGAATAAAAGAATCCGACTCCCCCTCCTGCTGACACCCACAAAATCAAAAGGTCTTTTCATTGTCAGCATGGCCAGCAGAagagaaaaagaaaaagaagcacCAGCTCACCGATTGCAAAGAATGCCCCTCTCCCTGACAAGGGCCTTCCCCAGCAAATTCCACACAAAAGTAGTAAACCCCAAACCACTTTAATGCACCAAGAAAGTACTTGCTGAAATGACCGCTATCTGCCCAAGAAAGCTTCAACAAAACGTTATCGCCAGTACACCAAATTCTAAGCTAATGGTAAAGCCATCCAGCCAGAAAAAACAAGCCTCACGTAGACAGATAATATATACGAAATACAAAACATACAATACAGACGTCAATTGATTCAACTCAGCTGTAATGGGGAACAGAATGAGTTGGAGAAAGTATGATAGAATGAGGAAAGATGGTGCAAGCCAGTCCTCAATCACTTCTACAACGCACCATGGCTCTAGTAGCAAAGAACAAAAAGACGGCGCAAGAGTGGAGTGAAAACGAGACAGCTAGACGTTATGGACTAACTGACGTTATGGACTAACTGATGCAAATGGTGGACAGACAGTGAAGGAGTTCCTTAAAGAAAAAGATATTGGCATTGCACACCAAAGAAATCCATCAGCTCGCCCTGAAGGCATTCCCTTTCCAATGCCACGACCATCTCTACCTAGCACAAAAAGAGACTTGGAGATATGGTGAACTCAGGAGAGATAGCCCAAGGAACTAACGTGGTGCCAACAGAAATAACAACATTCAGTTTTGATAAactacacagtacagtaaCCGAAAAACTGAGTAACCGAAACTGTGCTCATGTAACGATCCTTACCTATACTCGTTATGTTATTCTATTAATAGCTATAGGTTAGTCTATTAATAGCAGCACGTGTGTTGTGCTAAATATACGTTATGATTGAATATATCATCTCTGCTTTGGATGCCTGTGTCTATGACTATATTATATGAACATTGACTTACATTGAACAGTATACTAGGTAGTTTGGCTAACTGGTGCCGTAGTCCTGCGTGACATTTGGCGACCCTGCCAGGACCTGATGAACAGGTGCTAGTTAGCAGCTGCTTAATTAACGCTTATGACTAATCGTGAACTAAGACAACTGGAACAAGTTCAAGCAGAAACTAGACTACGCTCAGGAAGAGCTAGAGTTCAAGTAACAGAGATGGATGAACCGACCGTTGAGGACTTGACATCCCAGCTTGAAAGCCTACGTGCCCAGCTACGGGAAAAGGAAGAAGTAGTGGAAAAGCTTCAATCAGTAGCAGACGAGACTAAACTGAAGTTGGAAGAGTCCCTGGACGCTGCTGAAGAAAGAATCGCAGgactagagctagagctaagTCAATTGGTGATGCGAGGTGAACTTGAGAGTCTGCGTACGCTCGAGAATTTGCGAGCAGAGCACAGACAGGTGCTCAACAAAGAAACTGATCGTAAGGAAGCTGAAACTAAACGGATGGAAACGTGGATATATGACTTGAAGAAGAGCCATGAGAACGAGAAGACCCGGCTGCTGGAGCGAATAGCCTACCTGGAAACCATACGTGGCGTTGAAGGTGAAGCTGGAGTTTCGACGAGTGCCGAACCGATAGCCGATGATGACTCTTTGTCTACTAGTACCCCTGCTGATCGATCTTGGTGAAGACACGACATTGCGTGATGACGGAGAGACGGCAATTTTGTCTGCAACGGCTCCAATGTTTGTACCCGCTGCGACCCCTCCTACTACGATTCCTGCTGAAGTTCTTATACCCGAGTCTGATACCAGCGTCATGGGTGTGATGACCCCGTCTAATGAAGGCACAAACGGATGCTATGACTGCTCAAGCAAGAGCCGCTATTATACAGCCGCTATTATACAACACCTTCCTCCTCTACCTCGGTTTACAGGTGAAGGCCAAGACGCTGCGATGACAATTTTAGTAAATGGGCAGAATTATTCAAGGAGAGAGCCAAGTTCTCTGGCTGGGGTCCAGATGATCAGTTATATCACCTGAAAACACACTTGGAGAAGTCAGCCCTGGAAGCGTACGGAAACCTCCCAGATAGTAGCAAGACTGATGTCAGCAGTGCTATTGCATCTCTACGACAACGTTTCAAACCCGGTGGAATGGAAGAATTACGTGGATTGGAGTTCCACAGAAGAATACAAGGCGATGAGACCACTGAACAGTTGGGTCTAAGTATCCAACACCTTGGTAAAAGGGCCTACCCATCCATGGGCGGCAAGGACTTTGACCGACTACTGAAAGGCCGCTTCTATCAAGCCCTGAAAGTTGTATGGCAAAGAAAGCTTGGTCCTCCTAAGCCTGGTGAAAGTTTTCACGATCTGTTATGTCGTGCACGTCTGCTTGAAGAATACGAAAAACAGTACCAAGAGTCGGCTAGGACCAGAGAACCAGGCAGAACTAAACAGTTTAAGCTGGACGATCACATTGTCAAGAAACCGAATAGTGAACAGAAGACTGGTGACGCAAGACGTTGCCATCTGTGCAAGGAAGTTGGTCACCTTCGTCGAAATTGTCCGCACAAGAGAGAAGCCCCTGGACGAACTTTCAGGACCGCTAACACCAGTGCTGTAGTGACGCGTGTGCGACCCAAGGATCTAACCGAGGCTCAGCTAGAGCAACTCTTAGCCGAAAGAAGACTAGAATGTGAAGGATCCCTGTTGCAGCTACAAGAGGGTAGCGATGTGAATACTATAATTGCCTCTACGAAGACAGCTGAAGCTGTGGGTCCGTCCTCTGATGGAAGTAACAATTGATGTAGAAGGGATCCCGATTCTGGCCACTGTGGATACTGGAGCCCAGTCTACCATCCTGTCACGATCTGCATTCCATGAGGTAGCCCGACACATTCGTGAGACTGGACAGGATGTCCCCACGCTAGAACTACCCACAGTGAAACTCTATGGCAAGGATGGCCAGAAGGGAGGCAAGGAGTTATGTATTACTGCCCAAGTATCCCTTTGTATTACCCCTACGATCCCAATCTGTGACGGTACCAGTGTTTATACAGCCCGATAGCGAACAGCCATGTTTACTGGGGATGAACTCGTTACTGCCGCTTGGTGTCCAAGTAGTTGATGAAGACGGCAAGCCACTGTTGAAGCTGAGACAAAGCAAGGCAGAAGAGAAAATGCTCAAGGTTAATTTGGTGAGTGCACTTACGTTACCGTGTCAAAAGGGTCGTATAGTTGAAGCCAAATTGATTGACTGTGATGTTAAACATAATATGCTAGATAAGAAAGATGTGTTGTTTGAGCCTAACCGTGAGGCCTTGAGCCTTTTGGGTTTAGAACTATCAGAATCGCTTGTCACTGTGTACGAGAATAAGGTGTTACTACCCATTGAGAATCCACAAGGTATCCCTGTTCGTTTAGACGAGTGTTTTGAGTTGGGAACTGTAAAATTGGTAGACCTTTCCGCTACTAAAGGTGAACAAAGTACGGTTGAGAGTTGTCAAACTAGCAGTAATGGCCATGTAAAGGTTCTTACTCCCACGGTTGAGCGTGCAAAGAAACTGCTTAATGTTTTGAGCCTCCCTAGTGATAAACTTAGCCCCAGCAGAAACCGATGAGCTGAAAGCTCTTGTATCTGAATTTAGTGATGTATTTGCATTGGATGATACCGAAGAGCATACCCTCGACACTGGTGATCGCTCGCCTGTACATCAACCGCCCTATCGCACCCCTGTGATACGACGTGCTGAACTTGATCGAATGGTCGTTGCTATGCAGGAACAAGGGATTGTTGAGCCTTCCTGTAGCCCTTGGGCAAGCCCTGTCGTATTGGTGCCCAAAAAAGACGGTAGCCTCAGGTTTTGTGTAGATTATCGTCGACTTAACTCTCTCACACGCAAAGACGTGTACCCTCTACCACGTGTGGACGATATACTGACCTCCCTCGGCGAAGCAAAATACTTCACTTCCCTAGACCTTGCTTCTGGTTACTGGCAGATCAAGCTTGACGCTGATGCTCGCCAGAAGAGTGCCTTCACTACTCACAATGGCCTCTTTGAGTTCACTAGGATGCCATTCGGTTTGTGTAATGCACCTGCCACTTTTCAACGGGTAATGCAGAGAGTTCTTTCTGGGTTGGAGTATCATTGTTGTTTTGTATACCTCGATGACGTACTAGTGGCTTCCAAGACGTTCCAGGACCACCTACAACATCTACGCCAAGTGTTTAGTCGCTTGAGGTCGGCTTTGCTTCGGTTAAAGCCAAAGAAATGTGAGCTCCTGAAAGATAAAGTCAATTTTCTTGGTCACGTAGTCTCTGCGACTGGTATTGAACCAGACCCGTCAAAAACGGAAAGGATCAAGTGTTACCCGTGTCCTGTGGATGTGACATCCCTGAGACGTTTCCTAGGACTTGCGTCCTACTACCGTCGCTTCGTACCTAAGTTTGCTGAAGTGGCTGCTCCACTACACAAACTCACCAAGAAAGACGTTCCGTTTCGATGGACTAGAGAGTGCAAGTCCGCTTTTGAGAAGCTGAAATTGGCTCTGACGACTACCCCTGTGTTGACATATCCTCTATCCTCGGTTTGGCCCTAACTGCAGTTTTATTCTGGAGACTGATGCAAGTACAGTCGGGTTGGGTGCTGTCTTGGCCCAACAACAAGCAGATGGATCAATACACCCCGTGGCTTACGCTTCACGATCTGTCAACAAACACGAAAGTAACTATGGTATCTCGGAGCTAGAGACACTAGGACTGGTGTGGGCTGTGCGCTATTTCCGACCATACATACTTGGACACCCATGCACCGTGGTTACTGACCATACCGCTTGTCTGGCTATTCTCAATACGCCGAAACCATCTGGCAAGCTGGCAAGATGGGCCTTAACCATACAAGAGATGGATCTCACTATCAAGCACAAGCCAGGACGAAAGCACAAACGCAGATGCTCTCTCGAGGATTGAGGAAGAAGATACCCCGAACGGATCTGATGAAAAAGAGTTGCTCACAGAGAATTCTATTGACAAAGACGAGTTGCTCACGGAGAGTTCAATTGGTGCTGTGGAATCTGTAGCTCAAGACTACAGTCCTGTTATACCTGATGCAGAAGAAGTTGGTCGACTCCAAGCTGAGGATAGTGACTTCGTCACTATGCGCAATTACCTGCAACATGGAGAATTACCTCTTGATGAGAAGTCATCTCAGAAGATCGTGCTAGAAAGCAAGTACTTCACTGTAGTTAATGGTGTACTCTATAGAGAAGATAGAGACCGCCCTTGTATAGCCGTACCTCTGAGTCTACGACAACAGCTGATGGAAGAAGCTCACAAGGGTCGTTTTGCAGGACACCTTGCTGATAAGAAAGTCCACGATCGCCTGAGACGTACTTTATGGTGGCCTAGTATGAGGAATGATGTCAACAAGTTTTGTTACTCGTGCCTGGAATGTTCCACTTGTTCCACTCGCAAGACGGGCCGCAGATGTTTCAAACCTCCTCTACATCCGATACCTGTTTACATCCGATACCTGTTGGCGGTCCATTTCATTGAGTTGCCGTCGATATACTACAGTTACCTCTCACAACTAATGGTAACAAGTACGTGGCTGTATTTATGGATTATTTCACGAAAATAATGGCCCGAAGCATTTGCAATACCTGATCAGAAGGCCGAGACAATTGCAAAGTTGTTCACTGAGCAAATAGTGTGTCGACACGGTATTCCTGAGGAGTTGTTGTCTGACCGTGGTGCTAATTTTCTGTCGACATTGGTGCAAGAAATTTGCAAATTACTTGATGTAAGAAAAATCAATACATCGGGCTATCACCCCCAAACTGATGGCATGGTGGAACGATTTAATATGACTCTCACCAACATGATTGCCAAGTCATGCAATGTCCACAACCAAGACTGGGACGTACACCTTCCGTACTTGTTGTTTGCCTACAGGTGTAGTGCTCAGGAATCAACTAAGGAATTGCCCTTTTTCCTAATGCATGGACGTGAGACGTGACCCCCCGCATTCCAACCGAGAGTTTGCTCGCTCAGAACCGGAGTCCTTATGCCGTGGATGCTGATGATTTCAAACTGGATCTCGTCTCTAGTTTGTCTCTCGCTTGGAAGCTGGCTAGTGAGAGTATTGAGAGTTCACAAATTTCTCAGAAACG comes from Halichondria panicea chromosome 7, odHalPani1.1, whole genome shotgun sequence and encodes:
- the LOC135338978 gene encoding uncharacterized protein LOC135338978 — its product is MTNRELRQLEQVQAETRLRSGRARVQVTEMDEPTVEDLTSQLESLRAQLREKEEVVEKLQSVADETKLKLEESLDAAEERIAGLELELSQLVMRGELESLRTLENLRAEHRQVLNKETDRKEAETKRMETWIYDLKKSHENEKTRLLERIAYLETIRGVEGEAGVSTSAEPIADDDSLSTSTPADRSWPRRCDDNFSKWAELFKERAKFSGWGPDDQLYHLKTHLEKSALEAYGNLPDSSKTDVSSAIASLRQRFKPGGMEELRGLEFHRRIQGDETTEQLGLSIQHLGKRAYPSMGGKDFDRLLKGRFYQALKVVWQRKLGPPKPGESFHDLLCRARLLEEYEKQYQESARTREPGRTKQFKLDDHIVKKPNSEQKTGDARRCHLCKEVGHLRRNCPHKREAPGRTFRTANTSAVVTRVRPKDLTEAQLEQLLAERRLECEGSLLQLQEGSDVNTIIASTKTAEAVGPSSDGSNN